A genomic region of Prevotella scopos JCM 17725 contains the following coding sequences:
- a CDS encoding CfxA family broad-spectrum class A beta-lactamase encodes MEKNRKKQIVVLSIALVCIFILVFSLFHKSATKDSANPPLTNVLTDSISQIVSACPGEIGVAVIVNNRDTVKVNNKSVYPMMSVFKVHQALALCNDFDNKGISLDTLVNINRDKLDPKTWSPMLKDYSGPVISLTVRDLLRYTLTQSDNNASNLMFKDMVNVAQTDSFIATLIPRSSFQIAYTEEEMSADHNKAYSNYTSPLGAAMLMNRLFTEGLIDDEKQSFIKNTLKECKTGVDRIAAPLLDKEGVVIAHKTGSGYVNENGVLAAHNDVAYICLPNNISYTLAVFVKDFKGNESQASQYVAHISAVVYSLLMQTSVKS; translated from the coding sequence ATGGAAAAAAACAGAAAAAAACAAATCGTAGTTTTGAGTATAGCTTTAGTTTGCATTTTCATCTTGGTATTTTCATTGTTCCATAAATCAGCGACAAAAGATAGCGCAAATCCTCCTTTAACAAATGTTTTGACTGATAGCATTTCTCAAATTGTCTCAGCTTGTCCTGGCGAAATTGGTGTGGCGGTTATTGTTAATAACAGAGATACGGTTAAGGTCAATAATAAGAGTGTTTATCCTATGATGAGTGTGTTTAAGGTTCATCAGGCATTAGCTCTTTGTAATGACTTTGACAATAAAGGAATTTCACTTGATACCTTAGTAAATATAAATAGGGATAAACTTGACCCAAAGACTTGGAGTCCTATGCTGAAAGATTATTCAGGGCCAGTCATATCATTGACAGTGAGAGATTTGCTGCGTTATACTCTTACTCAGAGTGACAACAATGCAAGCAACCTTATGTTTAAGGATATGGTTAATGTCGCTCAAACAGATAGTTTTATAGCCACACTCATTCCTCGTTCAAGTTTTCAGATAGCTTATACGGAAGAGGAAATGTCGGCTGACCATAACAAGGCTTACTCTAACTATACATCTCCTCTTGGTGCTGCAATGTTGATGAATCGTTTGTTTACTGAAGGTCTTATCGATGATGAGAAACAAAGTTTCATTAAGAATACGTTAAAAGAATGCAAAACAGGTGTAGATAGGATAGCAGCTCCACTTCTTGATAAAGAAGGGGTTGTTATAGCGCATAAGACAGGTTCAGGTTATGTTAATGAAAATGGTGTTCTTGCAGCTCACAATGATGTTGCCTATATATGTCTGCCTAATAATATCAGTTATACCTTAGCGGTATTTGTTAAGGATTTCAAGGGAAATGAATCACAAGCGTCACAATATGTTGCGCATATATCAGCTGTAGTATATTCTTTATTAATGCAAACTTCAGTAAAATCTTAA